A window from Candidatus Rickettsiella viridis encodes these proteins:
- the cmk gene encoding (d)CMP kinase, with protein MLLESTSAPVITIDGPGGSGKGTVSSQLAEKLGWHFLDSGAIYRAFAFIAVATATPLEEVSLLPLVNQLTLRFISNPTDNKLKILWEERDITEDIRTEESGRLASRLGAYPKVREALLDYQRAFRKAPGLVADGRDMGTVVFPDAVLKIFLFASPEERAKRRYLQLKARGKRVSLDAVRTELDQRDNQDKQRSTAPLKAAKDAFMIDTTHLSVQDVLQRILDKLQVG; from the coding sequence ATGTTGTTAGAGAGTACCTCAGCCCCCGTTATTACTATTGACGGCCCCGGTGGGTCTGGAAAAGGCACAGTCAGTAGCCAATTAGCTGAAAAACTAGGTTGGCATTTTTTAGATAGCGGCGCTATTTACCGTGCTTTTGCCTTTATAGCAGTAGCGACTGCTACTCCCTTAGAAGAGGTGTCGTTACTTCCTTTAGTCAATCAATTAACACTGCGCTTTATTAGCAACCCTACCGATAATAAGCTTAAAATTCTCTGGGAAGAGCGTGATATTACCGAGGATATACGAACCGAGGAGTCTGGACGTTTGGCCTCCAGACTAGGTGCTTACCCTAAGGTTCGGGAAGCCTTACTCGATTACCAGCGAGCCTTTAGAAAGGCCCCCGGTTTGGTCGCTGATGGCCGAGATATGGGAACTGTCGTTTTCCCCGATGCTGTGCTCAAAATCTTCCTTTTCGCTAGCCCAGAAGAACGTGCAAAACGACGCTATTTACAGTTGAAGGCGAGGGGGAAGCGTGTTAGCCTTGACGCAGTACGGACAGAGCTTGACCAACGTGATAATCAGGATAAACAGCGTTCTACCGCGCCTTTAAAAGCTGCCAAAGATGCCTTTATGATCGATACCACGCATTTAAGTGTTCAGGACGTGCTGCAGCGTATCCTAGATAAACTGCAAGTGGGATAA
- a CDS encoding papain-like cysteine protease family protein encodes MKHFNWLVKLIFYKHQEKKATVTNTQGDSQSVFYPVSYLSQQHANLCTDASENMLYYFIGNPIATMNINSRGTFQGREPDNDGFELSNIAITEIKQNLKDNGPFILALPLKYGVLHSVVVIGFSNNQLIYHDPLTGPNRIMSIDELTQLNGDKKIEIAQPKFFNGKHFKKQSSTFEQGQVITLPKKYAYFFSPEKMSYEARQCQAIIDFLTDYAKNSLWNIRKKHKNQVKKFLMENNKIKSLSALLVNLKTLENPAKSTKKDLYARLQTIKLIFGRR; translated from the coding sequence ATGAAACATTTTAATTGGCTGGTAAAGCTCATTTTCTATAAACATCAAGAAAAAAAGGCCACGGTAACAAACACTCAGGGTGACTCACAAAGCGTTTTTTACCCGGTAAGTTATCTAAGCCAGCAACATGCCAATTTATGTACAGATGCCAGCGAAAATATGCTATACTATTTTATAGGAAATCCCATAGCAACCATGAATATCAATTCACGAGGCACCTTTCAAGGAAGAGAACCCGACAACGACGGCTTTGAATTAAGTAATATAGCTATTACTGAGATTAAACAAAACCTGAAAGATAATGGCCCTTTTATATTAGCATTACCCTTAAAATATGGTGTTCTACATTCGGTTGTCGTAATAGGCTTTTCTAATAATCAATTGATCTATCATGATCCATTAACTGGGCCAAACAGAATAATGTCTATCGATGAGTTAACACAATTGAATGGCGATAAAAAAATAGAGATAGCACAACCAAAATTTTTTAATGGAAAACACTTCAAAAAGCAGTCATCTACCTTTGAGCAAGGCCAAGTAATTACTTTACCAAAAAAATATGCGTATTTTTTTAGCCCTGAAAAAATGAGTTATGAAGCCAGACAATGTCAAGCCATTATAGATTTTCTAACTGATTATGCAAAAAATTCCTTATGGAATATTCGTAAAAAACATAAAAACCAAGTTAAAAAATTCTTAATGGAAAATAACAAAATAAAAAGTCTTTCCGCACTTTTAGTCAATTTAAAAACGTTAGAAAATCCAGCTAAATCGACGAAAAAAGATCTTTATGCGCGTTTACAAACAATAAAACTTATATTTGGAAGAAGATAA
- a CDS encoding ABC transporter substrate-binding protein: MYRRGISTGFTQEGSRMRVLIVYFCCFISLFFNSATFAQDNVVNVYNWSSYISSDVLKEFTQETGIKVNYATYDSNETMYAKLKANPTSGYDIVVPSTYFVDRMRKQGMLQPLDKAKLSNFKYLNPALLNKAYDPDNRYSIPYFWSVTGIAVNTHYHALAGIQNWADFWKPEYRKQLLLLDDMHEVFSVALLVLGYSPNDGNPEHIRQAYLKLRQLMPNVRLFNADGVKSLFIDEDLTLGMGWNGDIYQAAQENPAIRFVYPKDGFVISIDSMAIPIGATHLNNAYRFINFILRPDIAKKISLATGYASPNEGAVKLMPKSILSNPMIYPAQSILKRSVVQADVGDAESIYQKYWELLKIGG, encoded by the coding sequence ATGTATCGTCGTGGTATTTCAACTGGTTTTACGCAAGAAGGAAGTAGGATGAGAGTGCTAATAGTCTATTTCTGCTGCTTTATTAGCTTGTTTTTTAATAGTGCTACCTTCGCGCAAGATAATGTCGTCAATGTGTACAACTGGTCAAGTTATATTTCCAGTGATGTTTTAAAAGAATTTACTCAAGAAACTGGCATTAAAGTTAATTATGCGACCTATGATAGTAATGAAACGATGTATGCTAAACTCAAGGCAAATCCTACTTCAGGTTATGATATTGTCGTGCCTTCGACCTATTTTGTTGATCGTATGCGCAAACAAGGGATGCTGCAGCCTTTAGATAAAGCCAAGCTGAGTAATTTTAAGTATCTAAACCCAGCATTATTAAACAAAGCGTATGATCCTGATAATCGCTATAGTATTCCTTATTTTTGGAGTGTCACTGGCATTGCCGTGAATACGCACTATCATGCGCTTGCTGGGATTCAAAATTGGGCTGATTTTTGGAAGCCCGAGTATCGTAAACAATTACTTTTGTTAGATGATATGCATGAGGTATTTTCGGTTGCTTTACTGGTCTTAGGCTATTCTCCGAATGACGGCAATCCCGAGCACATTCGCCAGGCTTATTTAAAACTCAGGCAGCTGATGCCGAATGTTCGATTATTCAATGCGGATGGGGTAAAGTCATTGTTTATTGATGAAGATTTGACTTTGGGTATGGGTTGGAATGGTGATATTTATCAAGCCGCTCAAGAAAACCCGGCGATTCGGTTTGTTTACCCCAAGGACGGTTTTGTTATTTCTATTGATAGTATGGCCATTCCTATCGGCGCAACACACCTGAATAATGCCTATCGTTTTATAAATTTTATTTTACGTCCTGATATCGCCAAGAAAATTAGTTTAGCAACGGGCTATGCGTCGCCGAATGAGGGGGCTGTTAAATTGATGCCAAAATCAATTTTGAGCAATCCCATGATTTACCCCGCTCAGTCGATCTTAAAGCGTAGTGTGGTGCAAGCAGATGTGGGGGATGCCGAAAGTATTTATCAAAAATATTGGGAGTTGTTGAAAATAGGCGGTTAA
- a CDS encoding LapA family protein codes for MRILTYLFLILLVLFALTFAGLNAAPVSINYYLGTAQLPLSLLAILSFILGGLLGLLTAFSIYVKLKYANRRLRHRLKLVEEELINLRALPLKDHPH; via the coding sequence ATGCGCATCCTAACTTATTTGTTCCTCATTTTATTAGTTCTTTTCGCCCTTACGTTTGCCGGTCTTAATGCAGCGCCGGTCAGTATTAATTATTATCTAGGAACAGCACAATTACCGCTTTCCTTATTAGCCATATTAAGTTTTATTCTAGGTGGTTTATTAGGGTTGCTAACCGCTTTTAGTATCTATGTGAAATTAAAATATGCGAATCGACGCTTACGACACCGCTTAAAATTAGTTGAGGAAGAGCTAATTAATCTGCGTGCTTTGCCTCTTAAAGATCATCCTCACTAG
- the pyrF gene encoding orotidine-5'-phosphate decarboxylase: MLKKIKKLPYTDRLNYCVNKTAKRLCEIIASKQSNLCLSADITDSEKLLNLVDRVGSEICLLKTHIDILSDFDANFLIALKVLAQKHTFLIFEDRKFADIGHTVKQQYAGGLYKIVEWADISNAHTVPGPGIIQGLQEVGSFKQRGLLLLAEMSSVGSLARGSYTQASVKMAEDYTDFVMGFIAQRQLTQNPGLIHMTPGVQWHQVDDSLGQRYILPEQAILENGTDIIIVGRGIYQASDPLLEARRYREAAWEAYLSCC, translated from the coding sequence ATGTTAAAAAAAATTAAAAAACTACCTTATACCGATCGCCTTAACTATTGTGTTAATAAAACGGCAAAACGTTTGTGTGAAATTATAGCGAGTAAACAATCTAATCTTTGTTTATCAGCCGATATAACTGACAGTGAAAAACTATTAAATTTGGTTGATCGTGTCGGTTCAGAAATTTGTTTATTAAAAACACATATCGATATTCTTAGTGATTTTGATGCCAATTTTTTGATAGCGCTCAAAGTCTTGGCACAAAAGCATACTTTTTTGATCTTTGAGGATAGAAAATTTGCCGATATTGGCCATACGGTGAAACAGCAATATGCAGGGGGACTCTATAAAATTGTTGAGTGGGCTGATATTAGTAATGCGCATACGGTTCCCGGGCCTGGGATTATTCAAGGGCTACAAGAAGTGGGCAGCTTTAAGCAGCGTGGGTTATTACTGCTAGCAGAAATGAGTTCTGTAGGTTCGCTTGCTAGGGGTAGCTATACCCAAGCCAGTGTCAAAATGGCTGAAGATTACACTGATTTTGTGATGGGCTTTATTGCGCAAAGACAGTTAACTCAGAATCCTGGACTCATCCATATGACGCCGGGCGTACAATGGCATCAGGTGGATGACAGCTTAGGTCAGCGCTATATCTTACCTGAGCAGGCTATTCTGGAAAATGGAACCGATATTATCATTGTGGGGCGGGGTATTTATCAGGCCAGCGACCCGTTGCTTGAAGCGAGGCGATACCGAGAAGCTGCCTGGGAAGCCTATTTATCATGTTGTTAG
- a CDS encoding helix-turn-helix transcriptional regulator: MKLTKEEKKKKLIAYAEKFPINDIPGINSIRDVEEGKFIRVSKVGVEISGYENEDQMFDTTYSELKSEAHKVHDIWEKDEKYASDTRNIVKVISYANFDTGWKILLGHQKPLIDKKSNEVLGIINNFIDITENAFLDVGRLILMENNGLKRKQFQYRVQDNQGFEGLTKREQEVLFWYNHGINSIGISRRLSRPGRPIIPSTVRSYLEKVKLKLGVTTKEQLLEKSISIGFMCTVPESLFVD, encoded by the coding sequence ATGAAATTAACAAAAGAAGAAAAAAAGAAAAAGTTAATAGCCTATGCCGAAAAATTTCCTATTAACGATATACCTGGAATTAATTCTATAAGAGATGTGGAGGAAGGTAAATTTATTCGGGTATCGAAAGTAGGAGTAGAAATTTCAGGTTATGAAAACGAAGATCAAATGTTTGATACAACTTATAGCGAATTGAAATCAGAGGCCCATAAAGTGCATGACATATGGGAAAAGGATGAAAAGTACGCTAGCGATACTAGAAATATTGTTAAAGTTATTTCATATGCAAATTTTGATACAGGATGGAAAATTTTACTTGGACATCAAAAACCTTTGATAGATAAAAAATCTAATGAAGTATTAGGTATCATAAATAATTTTATAGATATCACTGAAAACGCATTCTTAGATGTAGGACGGCTTATTTTAATGGAAAATAATGGGCTAAAAAGAAAACAATTCCAATATAGAGTACAAGATAATCAAGGGTTTGAAGGGCTGACTAAAAGAGAGCAAGAAGTTCTATTTTGGTATAACCATGGTATTAATTCCATCGGAATTTCCAGACGATTATCTAGGCCCGGTAGACCCATTATACCTAGTACCGTTAGATCCTATCTTGAAAAAGTAAAATTAAAACTAGGCGTGACGACTAAAGAACAACTATTAGAAAAATCCATTTCTATAGGATTCATGTGTACGGTCCCTGAATCTCTATTTGTAGATTAA
- a CDS encoding NrdR family transcriptional regulator translates to MKCPICYRKIQVSDSREKENGRVVKRRRRCYHCSQAWTTCEEIQKDSNTHSIDHLATKNATPAEIYKEILRLLTALGQSMGLAMDRFIPK, encoded by the coding sequence ATGAAATGTCCTATCTGTTATAGAAAAATACAAGTATCAGATTCTAGAGAAAAAGAAAATGGCCGTGTCGTTAAACGTCGCCGGCGATGTTATCACTGTAGTCAAGCTTGGACAACCTGTGAAGAAATTCAAAAGGATTCGAATACGCATTCGATCGACCATCTAGCGACTAAAAATGCCACCCCAGCCGAAATCTATAAGGAAATCCTTAGATTGTTGACCGCGTTAGGGCAATCGATGGGCCTAGCCATGGATAGATTTATTCCGAAATAG
- the accD gene encoding acetyl-CoA carboxylase, carboxyltransferase subunit beta, translating to MSWLKKVITGIRTVVTKTTDGPELWIKCKACQATLYRAEFERNLAVCPTCTHHHRIKARQRLQQLLDETGEEIGGEIEAVDRLRFKDEKSYKDRLKTAIKKTGEKEALVVMQGQLNGIPLIAAAFEFDFMGGSMGSVVGARFIRGVETAIKLNLPFICVAASGGARMQEGFFSLMQMAKTSAVLGKLKQVGLPFISILTDPTMGGVSASFAMLGDIIIAEPKALIGFAGPRVIEQTVRQVLPEGFQSSEFLLQHGAIDMIVDRRKLKTKIATLLNKLLQENNNHYSISALDTDNE from the coding sequence ATGAGTTGGTTAAAAAAAGTAATTACGGGAATCCGCACGGTTGTTACAAAGACAACCGATGGGCCCGAACTATGGATTAAGTGTAAAGCGTGCCAAGCCACTTTATATCGGGCAGAATTTGAACGTAACTTAGCCGTTTGTCCTACCTGTACTCATCACCATCGTATTAAAGCCAGGCAGCGTTTACAGCAACTTCTCGACGAAACAGGCGAAGAAATAGGTGGTGAGATTGAAGCAGTGGATAGGCTTCGATTTAAAGATGAAAAATCTTATAAGGACCGTTTGAAGACAGCGATAAAAAAAACCGGTGAGAAAGAAGCGCTGGTGGTGATGCAAGGCCAGTTAAATGGAATCCCATTAATTGCCGCCGCCTTTGAGTTTGATTTTATGGGTGGTTCGATGGGCTCAGTGGTGGGTGCTCGTTTTATTCGTGGGGTGGAAACGGCGATAAAGTTGAATCTGCCTTTTATTTGTGTGGCTGCCAGTGGCGGTGCCCGAATGCAAGAAGGTTTTTTTTCATTGATGCAAATGGCGAAAACCAGTGCAGTATTAGGAAAACTTAAACAAGTTGGCTTGCCTTTTATATCCATATTGACTGATCCCACGATGGGTGGGGTATCGGCTAGTTTTGCGATGTTGGGCGATATTATTATTGCAGAGCCTAAAGCATTGATTGGGTTTGCAGGTCCTCGCGTGATTGAGCAAACAGTTCGTCAGGTATTGCCAGAAGGATTTCAGAGCAGTGAGTTTTTACTGCAGCATGGTGCTATCGACATGATAGTGGATAGACGCAAATTGAAAACCAAAATAGCGACATTGTTAAATAAATTGCTACAAGAGAATAATAACCACTACTCAATTTCTGCGCTTGATACAGATAATGAGTAG
- the folC gene encoding bifunctional tetrahydrofolate synthase/dihydrofolate synthase: protein MIHEDYELSGNAAENSSAKSKEDWLSYLETFHPIAIDLGLERIKIVAERLGVLGFDCPVITVAGTNGKGSCVALTQAILAAAGYRVGTYTSPHLLDYNERIQIAGKPVSDRELCEAFNCIAEACAEVSLTYFEFGTLAALLLFKQAQLDAIILEVGLGGRLDAVNCVDADISVISMVDLDHMEWLGDTRELIAKEKAGIMRPNKPCVVGDFSLPVSVYEHARLENVFLYRQGQQFDYKKQLYSWSWQSQQQSLTDLPLPKIDLQNAATVLQTIELLSHQFSIRLEAIKEGLKQVFIPGRFQMIEHGDLQFILDVAHNPAGGRCLAKRLTQEPCAGKTHAVVGMLVDKDIRNTLAPLTAQIDQFYLAGLEVSRGATAEQLNQHLRALNAKDSARIFSSPDIAVQEVCKVASKGDRVLVFGSFHTVSLVFAALDSATEKGVIE from the coding sequence ATGATACATGAGGATTATGAATTGAGCGGGAACGCTGCTGAAAATTCTAGTGCGAAGAGTAAAGAGGATTGGCTAAGCTATTTAGAAACCTTCCATCCTATAGCCATCGATTTAGGTTTAGAGCGCATTAAAATAGTGGCGGAGCGTCTTGGTGTCTTGGGTTTTGATTGCCCTGTTATTACGGTGGCTGGAACGAATGGAAAAGGTTCTTGTGTTGCATTAACCCAAGCGATTTTAGCGGCAGCGGGATATCGCGTAGGAACCTATACCTCACCTCATTTACTTGACTACAATGAACGCATACAAATAGCTGGAAAGCCGGTTAGCGATAGGGAATTATGTGAGGCATTCAACTGCATTGCCGAAGCGTGTGCTGAGGTTTCCTTAACGTATTTTGAATTTGGAACGTTAGCGGCGTTGTTATTATTTAAACAAGCACAATTGGATGCCATTATTTTAGAGGTGGGTCTTGGAGGCCGCTTGGATGCAGTTAATTGTGTGGATGCTGATATTTCTGTGATTAGCATGGTAGACTTAGATCATATGGAATGGCTAGGTGATACACGAGAACTGATTGCTAAAGAAAAAGCCGGTATTATGCGTCCGAATAAGCCTTGTGTTGTTGGTGACTTTTCACTTCCCGTATCGGTTTATGAGCATGCTAGGTTAGAAAATGTTTTTTTATATAGGCAAGGACAGCAATTTGACTATAAAAAACAGCTTTACTCCTGGTCATGGCAGAGTCAACAACAAAGCTTAACGGATTTACCCTTGCCAAAAATTGACTTACAGAATGCAGCGACTGTTTTGCAAACCATTGAATTACTTAGCCATCAATTTTCTATTAGATTAGAGGCCATAAAAGAAGGATTAAAACAGGTTTTTATTCCAGGTCGTTTTCAAATGATTGAACACGGCGATCTGCAATTTATTCTTGATGTTGCACATAATCCTGCTGGAGGAAGATGTTTAGCCAAAAGATTGACGCAAGAACCTTGTGCTGGAAAGACCCACGCGGTTGTTGGTATGTTAGTAGATAAAGATATCAGGAATACTTTAGCGCCATTGACGGCACAGATTGATCAGTTTTATTTGGCTGGTTTAGAGGTTTCTAGAGGGGCTACAGCAGAACAGTTAAATCAGCACTTGAGAGCATTAAATGCTAAAGATTCAGCACGAATATTTTCTTCGCCTGATATTGCAGTACAAGAGGTATGCAAAGTGGCCAGTAAAGGCGATCGTGTGCTTGTTTTTGGTTCATTTCATACCGTTAGTTTAGTGTTTGCTGCATTAGATAGTGCTACGGAGAAGGGTGTTATTGAGTAA
- a CDS encoding SPOR domain-containing protein, with protein sequence MAQLRNSRVIAAVVVTAVLIISIPPLYKKMPVEFRSLTMPHWPFSPTQEQFNPGSNQAFISPAQAWVLQVADFKLQENLAANALMQSLRQKGFKAYMRQVILSTGPALRIFVGPEIKSAKLKTLADQLNKEMQLKPMMTAFDPLLF encoded by the coding sequence GTGGCGCAATTAAGAAACAGTAGGGTCATTGCGGCGGTTGTCGTGACGGCGGTACTTATTATTTCTATACCTCCCCTTTACAAAAAGATGCCGGTGGAATTTAGATCCTTAACGATGCCGCATTGGCCTTTTTCCCCTACCCAAGAGCAATTTAATCCAGGCTCAAATCAAGCATTTATATCCCCTGCTCAGGCTTGGGTATTGCAAGTAGCTGATTTCAAGTTGCAGGAAAACTTAGCGGCCAATGCGCTGATGCAATCTTTACGCCAGAAGGGTTTTAAGGCGTATATGCGCCAAGTGATCCTTTCTACGGGTCCTGCGCTGCGTATTTTTGTTGGGCCTGAAATTAAGTCGGCAAAACTAAAAACCTTAGCCGATCAATTAAATAAGGAAATGCAACTTAAGCCCATGATGACTGCCTTTGATCCTTTACTCTTCTAA
- the rpsA gene encoding 30S ribosomal protein S1: protein MTESFKQLLEESFSDRVFHTGMIISGTVVRIEKDRVVVNANLKSEGLIPIEQFYNEAGELEVQVGDQVDVSIESLEDGFGETRLSREKAKRAEMWTSLQKAHDAGSIIKGFVTGKVKGGFTVELGNVRAFLPGSLVDVRPVRDSSIIENKELEFKVIKLDPKRNNIVLSRRAVLESEGQAGREQLLTELEEGQVIKGIVKNLADYGAFIDLGGIDGLLHVTDISWKRVKHPSEVLTIGDEIEVIVLKIEKERGRVSLGLKQLAGDPWLDLIKRYPVGTRLKGKVTNVTDYGCFVEIEEGVEGLVHVSEMDWTNKNINPNKIVQVGMEIEVVVLDIDLDRCRISLGIKQCQLNPWEDFANTHVKGEHITGKIKSITDFGLFIGLSGGIDGLVHLSDIAWNLSGEEAVRKYKKGDELETVILSIDPERERISLGIKQLENENASLSAHPFDNYVKDQWVKGKVRAIETDVIKVDLGNNVEAEIKTSELGEEGKTFEVGQEIEARILDIDRKNHILSLSLSPLEEKSSI, encoded by the coding sequence ATGACAGAGAGTTTTAAGCAATTACTTGAGGAAAGTTTCTCAGATCGAGTTTTTCATACAGGAATGATCATCAGCGGTACGGTAGTTCGAATTGAAAAAGACCGTGTTGTTGTGAATGCTAATTTAAAATCAGAAGGTCTAATTCCTATAGAACAATTCTATAACGAAGCGGGCGAATTAGAAGTTCAGGTAGGCGACCAAGTTGATGTTAGCATTGAATCTTTAGAAGATGGTTTTGGTGAAACACGTTTATCGCGTGAAAAAGCAAAACGTGCTGAAATGTGGACTTCACTACAAAAAGCACATGATGCAGGCTCTATTATAAAAGGTTTTGTAACGGGCAAAGTGAAGGGTGGTTTTACCGTAGAATTAGGCAATGTCCGTGCTTTCTTACCAGGATCCTTGGTTGATGTTCGACCTGTTCGAGATTCCAGTATTATTGAAAATAAAGAACTTGAATTTAAAGTCATTAAACTTGATCCGAAGCGTAATAATATCGTTTTATCACGTCGTGCTGTTCTTGAATCAGAAGGGCAAGCCGGTCGCGAACAATTATTAACAGAGTTAGAAGAAGGCCAAGTTATCAAAGGTATTGTGAAGAACTTAGCTGATTATGGTGCTTTCATTGATTTAGGCGGCATCGATGGTTTACTTCACGTCACTGATATTTCTTGGAAGCGTGTTAAACACCCAAGTGAAGTGTTAACCATAGGCGATGAAATTGAAGTTATTGTTCTGAAGATTGAAAAAGAACGAGGACGTGTTTCATTAGGATTAAAACAATTAGCCGGTGATCCTTGGTTAGACCTCATTAAGCGTTACCCTGTTGGCACACGCTTAAAAGGAAAAGTAACCAATGTCACTGATTATGGTTGCTTCGTAGAAATTGAAGAAGGCGTAGAAGGCTTAGTCCACGTCTCTGAAATGGATTGGACCAACAAAAATATTAATCCGAACAAGATAGTGCAAGTAGGTATGGAAATTGAGGTCGTTGTTTTAGATATCGATCTGGATCGATGTCGTATTTCTTTAGGGATTAAACAATGTCAATTAAATCCATGGGAAGATTTTGCCAATACGCATGTAAAAGGTGAGCACATTACCGGCAAAATTAAATCGATTACCGATTTTGGACTTTTCATCGGTTTATCAGGCGGCATCGACGGATTAGTTCATCTTTCGGATATTGCTTGGAACCTATCGGGTGAAGAAGCGGTACGAAAATATAAAAAAGGTGATGAGCTCGAAACCGTTATTTTATCGATTGATCCCGAGCGTGAGCGTATTTCACTCGGAATTAAACAATTAGAGAATGAAAATGCCTCACTTTCTGCTCATCCCTTTGATAACTATGTGAAAGATCAATGGGTAAAAGGGAAAGTACGAGCCATTGAAACTGATGTCATTAAAGTTGATTTAGGAAATAATGTAGAAGCTGAAATTAAAACCTCAGAGTTAGGCGAAGAGGGTAAAACCTTTGAAGTCGGACAAGAAATTGAAGCTAGGATTTTAGATATTGATCGTAAAAATCATATCCTTTCTCTTTCTTTATCTCCATTAGAAGAAAAATCATCTATTTAA
- the lapB gene encoding lipopolysaccharide assembly protein LapB has protein sequence MLELLFLLLPFAAASGWYAAYYHFSHSTSNKKNDFNREYLLGLNYLLNEQADKAVDTFIKILEVDTETVETHLALGVLFRRRGEIDRAIRLHQNLIARPQLPKSQKIQALLALGQDYYYGGLLDRAERLFFEVATNEEDNEYTRVALRYLLEIYQQQKRWEVAIKNAKKISKWEPRIIKNIAHYYCELALGTVKNKPSPKEAIIFLEQALKYDPSCVRATLMKGEIAIKAGKWEKAIQIYQSIKKQDPDYITETLSPLSQCYLKRESGEVDWLNYLYTTLSEYSKISICLAIVKLIQEKNREKAQQFLVQQLESSPSLQGLYHLIDLHLGEEHFSSEEKIHKDKQINNLAILKTLMAKLLQNKPIYRCLRCGFNSKFLDWFCPACRNWSTIKPDRL, from the coding sequence ATGCTGGAACTATTATTTTTATTACTTCCTTTTGCGGCGGCTTCAGGCTGGTATGCGGCTTATTACCATTTTTCTCACTCTACCTCCAATAAAAAAAATGACTTCAATCGTGAATATTTATTGGGCTTAAACTATTTATTAAATGAGCAAGCCGATAAAGCGGTTGATACCTTTATTAAAATCCTAGAAGTTGATACCGAAACCGTTGAGACACACTTGGCACTGGGTGTTTTGTTTAGGCGCCGAGGTGAAATCGATCGTGCTATTCGGTTGCATCAAAACTTGATTGCCAGACCCCAATTACCTAAATCACAAAAAATACAGGCATTATTAGCATTAGGCCAAGATTATTATTATGGTGGATTATTAGATAGGGCAGAGCGTTTATTTTTTGAGGTCGCAACGAATGAAGAGGATAATGAATATACCCGCGTCGCATTACGTTATTTGTTAGAAATTTACCAACAACAAAAACGTTGGGAAGTCGCCATAAAAAATGCTAAAAAAATCTCTAAATGGGAACCACGCATTATTAAAAATATTGCCCATTACTATTGTGAGTTGGCACTCGGCACAGTGAAGAATAAACCCTCACCAAAAGAAGCGATCATATTTCTAGAGCAAGCGCTGAAGTATGATCCAAGTTGTGTACGTGCTACGCTAATGAAAGGTGAAATAGCTATCAAAGCAGGAAAATGGGAAAAGGCCATTCAGATATACCAAAGCATTAAAAAGCAAGATCCAGACTATATTACCGAAACACTATCGCCTTTGAGTCAGTGTTATCTAAAACGTGAATCAGGTGAAGTGGATTGGCTTAATTATTTATATACAACATTATCTGAATACTCAAAAATATCTATTTGTCTGGCTATTGTAAAATTGATCCAAGAAAAAAATAGAGAAAAAGCACAGCAGTTTCTTGTTCAGCAATTAGAAAGTAGTCCTTCCTTACAGGGTTTATATCATTTAATTGATTTACACTTAGGCGAAGAGCATTTTTCCAGTGAAGAAAAAATACATAAAGATAAGCAGATAAATAACTTAGCTATTCTAAAGACACTGATGGCTAAGCTATTACAAAACAAACCTATTTATCGTTGTCTACGTTGTGGATTTAATAGTAAATTTTTAGACTGGTTTTGTCCGGCTTGTCGTAATTGGAGTACGATTAAGCCAGATAGATTATAA
- a CDS encoding response regulator, which translates to MNILIVEDNRILQKVLSIFFNRYLNIKPLIKENGQIALDFIKQNKNKKIDLIFTDLRMPEMDGIEFCKELRKTDKLTPIILMTAQYEKFLALEYEGVNEILMKPFKLDFLANIISRYGNPIDYPIP; encoded by the coding sequence ATGAACATCTTAATTGTAGAAGATAATCGGATTCTACAAAAAGTATTAAGTATTTTTTTTAATCGATACCTAAACATAAAACCCTTGATAAAAGAAAATGGTCAAATTGCTTTAGATTTTATTAAACAGAATAAAAATAAAAAAATTGATTTGATTTTTACCGATTTGAGAATGCCAGAGATGGATGGTATAGAATTTTGCAAGGAACTTAGAAAAACCGATAAACTAACACCTATTATCCTTATGACAGCGCAATACGAAAAATTCCTAGCGCTTGAATATGAGGGTGTAAATGAAATTCTAATGAAGCCATTTAAACTTGATTTCCTCGCTAATATTATCTCTAGGTATGGTAATCCAATAGACTACCCTATACCATAA